In the genome of Ictalurus furcatus strain D&B chromosome 13, Billie_1.0, whole genome shotgun sequence, one region contains:
- the lsm12b gene encoding protein LSM12 homolog A, with the protein MAAPGPGEYFSVGSHVSCLTCLGQRLQGEVVAFDYQTKMLTLKCASSSGKPNLSDIILINLAYVSDVETINDRTETPPPLASLNVSKLANRARTEKEDKLSQAYAISAGVSIEGQQLFQTIHKTIKDCKWQEKNIIVMDDVVISPPYQVENCKGKEGSALSHIRKIVEKHFRDVETQKSMQRSQAQQTQKESSLSS; encoded by the exons ATGGCGGCTCCTGGACCGGGGGAGTATTTCAGCGTTGGGAGCCATGTCTCTTGCCTCACCTGCCTGGGCCAGCGTTTGCAAGGAGAAGTCGTGGCCTTCGACTACCAGACCAAGATGTTAACTCTGA AATGTGCTTCCTCCAGCGGCAAGCCCAACCTCAGCGACATCATCCTGATCAACTTAGCCTACGTTTCCGACGTAGAAACCATTAACGACCGCACCGAGACCCCTCCACCTCTAGCATCTTTGAATGTCAGCAAG CTTGCCAATCGGGCAAGGACGGAAAAGGAAGACAAGTTGTCCCAAGCCTATGCAATCAGCGCTGGGGTTTCAATCGAGGGCCAGCAACTATTCCAGACTATACATAAAAC caTTAAAGACTGCAAATGGCAGGAGAAGAACATTATTGTGATGGACGACGTCGTAATCTCGCCACCCTATCAGGTGGAAAACTGCAAAGGCAAAGAGGGAAGTGCTTTAAGTCATATACGCAAAATT GTCGAGAAACATTTTAGAGACGTGGAAACACAGAAGTCGATGCAGCGTTCACAAGCACAGCAAACACAGAAGGAGTCGTCGTTATCATCCTGA